A stretch of Henckelia pumila isolate YLH828 chromosome 4, ASM3356847v2, whole genome shotgun sequence DNA encodes these proteins:
- the LOC140867335 gene encoding transmembrane 9 superfamily member 8-like: MMGRTAIQSHTMRLIFIFRTIFILIFSHNALSFYLPGVAPEDFQKGAPLNVKVNKLTSIRTQLPYSYYSLPFCHPKNIVDSRENLGEVLRGDRIENSPFVFKMREPQMCSVLCPVKLDAKIAKQFKDKIEDEYRVNMILDNLPLVVPIPRSPQEGPTIYQLGYHVGLKGQYSGSKDVKYFLNNHLSFTVKFHKDQVTETARIVGFEVTPYSIKHEYEGQWSKDTRLTTCDPHTKRTVSSSDSPQEVKESEEVIFTYDIAFEVISSPINFLLLNLNDESLIVKNVSSFHWTCFSMLCFL; this comes from the exons ATGATGGGAAGAACTGCGATTCAATCTCATACGATGCGGTTAATCTTCATCTTCAGAACCATCTTCATTTTGATATTTTCTCACAATGCCCTCTCCTTCTATCTTCCCGGCGTTGCCCCCGAGGACTTCCAAAAG GGAGCTCCGCTGAACGTGAAAGTGAACAAATTGACTTCAATAAGAACCCAGCTTCCATACTCATACTATTCTCTTCCTTTTTGTCATCCAAAAAACATAGTTGACAGTAGGGAAAATCTTGGTGAAGTGCTTCGTGGAGATCGTATTGAGAATTCCCCTTTTGTG TTTAAAATGAGGGAACCACAAATGTGCAGTGTTCTTTGTCCGGTTAAGCTTGATGCCAAAATTGCAAAACAATTCAAAGACAAGATTGAAGATGAATATCGTGTCAACAT GATCTTGGATAACCTTCCACTGGTTGTTCCTATTCCAAGATCACCACAAGAAGGACCAACAATCTACCAGTTGGGTTATCACGTTGGGCTCAAAGGGCAATATAGTGGC AGCAAGGATGTAAAATACTTCCTCAACAACCATTTGAGCTTCACGGTTAAGTTTCACAAGGATCAGGTGACCGAAACTGCGAGGATAGTAGGTTTTGAGGTCACACCATATAG CATCAAACATGAATACGAAGGGCAGTGGAGTAAGGATACTCGTCTAACCACATGTGATCCCCATACTAAGCGTACAGTTTCATCTTCAGACTCTCCACAAGAGGTTAAAGAATCAGAAGAAGTGATATTCACTTACGACATTGCATTCGAGGTGATCAGTTCTCCCATAAATTTCTTACTCTTAAATCTTAATGATGAGTCGTTAATAGTCAAAAACGTGTCTTCCTTTCACTGGACCTGTTTCTCCATGCTTTGCTTTCTGTGA